From a region of the Thermomicrobium roseum DSM 5159 genome:
- a CDS encoding HAD family hydrolase, producing MERHEPPLSTQRLFRMVVLDIDGTLLDPSDVVRPVVRAAIAECRQLGVPVALATGRRLCATRPVLAELGLPLPLVLVNGALVWDAEREEALAERPLARQALARALAEAEREGLGALALRGLASGERLVLVTDPLPALPEFERELLPRTGELDRLPAAAVVDLPDVLTIDLFGPERALRRATARLARAGLPVYHHGPFELIPALPRWVANVHAPGVSKASGVEILARRFGLTLEDVLAVGDGENDLPLLRRAGLGVAMGNAPDYVRAQADAVVRGHDEDGVAEALERFVLEPWRRARSLA from the coding sequence ATGGAGCGGCACGAACCGCCACTTTCCACCCAGCGCCTTTTCCGCATGGTCGTCCTCGACATCGACGGTACGTTGCTCGACCCGAGCGATGTCGTGCGACCGGTCGTGCGGGCAGCCATCGCGGAGTGTCGTCAGCTCGGCGTTCCGGTCGCGCTGGCGACCGGTCGGAGGCTGTGCGCGACCCGTCCGGTACTGGCCGAACTCGGTCTGCCGCTCCCGCTCGTCCTGGTGAACGGCGCGCTGGTCTGGGACGCCGAGCGCGAGGAAGCGCTGGCCGAGCGACCGCTCGCTCGGCAGGCACTGGCTCGCGCGCTGGCCGAGGCCGAGCGCGAGGGGCTGGGGGCGCTCGCCCTCCGCGGGCTGGCCAGTGGGGAGCGGCTCGTCCTGGTCACCGACCCGCTGCCGGCACTCCCCGAGTTCGAGCGAGAGCTGTTGCCGCGCACCGGTGAACTCGACCGGTTGCCCGCCGCGGCCGTTGTGGACCTGCCCGATGTTCTCACCATCGACCTTTTCGGTCCGGAGCGCGCCCTGCGGCGCGCCACGGCCCGCCTGGCCCGCGCCGGTCTTCCCGTCTATCACCATGGCCCGTTCGAGTTGATCCCTGCCTTGCCACGCTGGGTGGCCAACGTGCACGCACCGGGCGTGAGCAAGGCGAGCGGTGTGGAGATCCTGGCTCGTCGGTTCGGTCTCACGCTCGAGGACGTCCTCGCCGTGGGGGACGGCGAGAACGACCTCCCCCTCCTGCGCCGCGCTGGCCTGGGCGTGGCGATGGGGAACGCGCCGGACTACGTGCGGGCTCAGGCCGATGCCGTCGTGCGGGGGCATGACGAGGACGGAGTCGCCGAGGCGCTGGAACGGTTCGTGCTCGAGCCGTGGCGGCGAGCCCGCTCCCTCGCCTAG
- the mrdA gene encoding penicillin-binding protein 2, which translates to MRTRPARRGLDLPAPKSIAPPEEPEPTRDERMTRRVFLLRGAMVLGFGAVLAKLGIMQLRERPRYQAAAQGSMVRFEPLRAPRGLIVDRNGTVLARNRRSWTVWLVPAELPDDEATYRQVRDQIVAALGLDDVLVVHRPALPPGEERAVLDALGTVLGVPGADLAGLVFSAPKDRKYVIVRDKLRPEEAAALRQEAKRLPGVHVLNRFDYLAQSAAGSAVPVVLADDIPRELALTLAANPAALPGIHVSDDKLVREYPAGPEFAHILGYVGPITKEEYDAAGGDSPANPYRPDDRVGRGGVEQAMEPALRGQHGGRWVQVDARNVIVGELVERRREPVPGLTVVLTIDSTLQKAVTAALAEGIRAADRAAREKGRDPVGSGVAIVLDPRSGEVLALVSLPTYDNQKFVHGLSQAEYQALLDDPFHPLVNYAISGEFPPGSTVKPLLACAGLQEGVITLASTFTCRGAIRVPTVWDEAGGNTYVCWLASGHGEVDVLDGIAQSCNVFFYNVGAPGQTPEGGSEPLHYYIPGDPAKHYFVGLGIERIEQYLRQVFGFGQPTGIELAGEADGLVPNPRWLFQTLREYWSVGDTINVSIGQGHLACTPLQLACALAAIANGGTYYRPRIVRELRDASGQVVRRFEPEAARQLAIAPEHLETVRRGMRRTVTDGTAKGKFVLTGDDIPIAGKTGTAEYGEAENGRYKKAHAWFTAFAPYDDPAVLVLVLIRDGGEGATFAVPVADRILATYFGRISPETGARG; encoded by the coding sequence GTGCGCACTAGGCCGGCCCGGCGCGGACTCGATCTTCCCGCGCCGAAGTCGATCGCGCCACCAGAAGAACCGGAACCGACGCGCGACGAGCGGATGACGCGACGGGTGTTCCTGCTGCGCGGCGCGATGGTGCTCGGCTTCGGCGCAGTCCTGGCCAAGCTCGGCATCATGCAGCTGCGCGAGCGCCCACGCTACCAGGCAGCCGCTCAGGGCAGCATGGTGCGCTTCGAACCCTTGCGCGCCCCGCGCGGACTGATCGTCGATCGCAACGGCACCGTGCTCGCCCGGAACCGACGGAGCTGGACCGTGTGGCTGGTCCCCGCCGAACTCCCCGACGACGAGGCAACGTACCGGCAGGTGCGGGACCAGATCGTCGCCGCTCTGGGACTGGACGATGTCCTAGTCGTGCACCGGCCAGCGCTGCCACCCGGCGAGGAGCGGGCGGTTCTCGACGCACTCGGCACGGTGCTCGGTGTGCCCGGAGCTGACCTGGCAGGGCTGGTTTTTTCCGCCCCCAAGGACCGCAAGTACGTCATCGTGCGCGACAAGCTCCGACCGGAAGAAGCCGCAGCCCTGCGCCAGGAAGCCAAGCGCCTCCCAGGGGTGCATGTCCTCAACCGGTTCGATTACCTGGCGCAGTCGGCAGCGGGGAGCGCCGTACCGGTCGTGCTCGCCGACGACATCCCGCGCGAACTCGCACTCACGCTGGCAGCGAACCCGGCTGCTCTCCCCGGGATCCACGTGAGCGACGACAAGCTCGTCCGCGAGTACCCGGCGGGGCCGGAGTTCGCGCACATCCTGGGCTACGTCGGGCCAATCACCAAGGAAGAATACGACGCAGCGGGCGGCGACAGTCCGGCCAATCCGTATCGTCCCGATGACCGCGTCGGGCGTGGCGGAGTCGAGCAAGCGATGGAACCCGCCCTGCGCGGTCAGCACGGGGGACGCTGGGTGCAGGTCGATGCCCGCAACGTGATCGTCGGTGAACTGGTCGAGCGACGGCGCGAGCCGGTCCCGGGACTCACCGTGGTGCTGACCATCGACTCGACCCTGCAAAAGGCCGTCACCGCGGCGCTGGCCGAAGGGATCCGCGCTGCCGATCGCGCTGCCCGCGAAAAAGGACGCGATCCGGTCGGGTCCGGCGTGGCCATCGTGCTCGATCCGCGCTCGGGCGAGGTCCTGGCACTGGTCTCCCTGCCGACCTATGACAATCAAAAGTTCGTGCATGGCCTGAGCCAGGCAGAATACCAGGCGCTCCTCGACGACCCCTTCCACCCGCTGGTCAACTATGCGATCAGCGGCGAGTTCCCGCCCGGCTCCACCGTCAAGCCGCTTCTCGCCTGCGCGGGGCTGCAGGAAGGGGTCATCACGCTGGCGAGCACCTTCACCTGCCGGGGAGCGATCCGCGTGCCGACTGTCTGGGACGAGGCAGGCGGCAACACCTACGTCTGCTGGCTGGCCAGCGGGCACGGTGAGGTCGACGTCCTCGACGGGATCGCCCAATCCTGCAACGTGTTCTTCTACAACGTCGGGGCGCCCGGCCAAACGCCGGAAGGTGGCAGCGAGCCGCTCCATTACTACATCCCCGGTGACCCGGCCAAGCACTACTTCGTCGGACTGGGGATCGAGCGGATCGAGCAGTACTTGCGCCAGGTGTTCGGCTTCGGGCAACCGACCGGTATCGAGCTCGCCGGCGAAGCCGACGGCCTGGTGCCGAACCCGCGCTGGCTGTTCCAGACGTTGCGGGAGTACTGGTCGGTCGGAGATACTATAAACGTCTCCATCGGCCAGGGACACCTGGCCTGCACGCCGTTGCAGCTGGCCTGTGCCTTGGCTGCCATCGCCAATGGGGGGACCTACTATCGGCCGCGGATCGTCCGCGAACTGCGCGACGCGAGTGGGCAGGTGGTCCGGCGGTTCGAGCCGGAAGCGGCGCGTCAGCTGGCGATCGCGCCCGAGCATCTCGAGACGGTCCGCCGCGGCATGCGCCGCACCGTCACCGATGGGACGGCGAAAGGAAAGTTCGTGCTGACGGGAGACGACATCCCGATCGCCGGCAAGACGGGGACAGCCGAGTACGGCGAGGCGGAGAACGGGCGCTACAAGAAGGCGCATGCCTGGTTCACCGCCTTCGCTCCCTACGACGACCCAGCGGTGCTGGTGCTCGTCCTGATCCGCGATGGGGGAGAGGGCGCGACCTTCGCTGTCCCGGTCGCTGACCGGATCCTGGCGACCTACTTCGGACGGATCAGCCCGGAAACAGGAGCGAGAGGGTAG
- a CDS encoding PxKF domain-containing protein, with protein MQSWRVRPWLVLLVAAGLAVLVPGLAMADNVVVTGNAIQIVEGVRTVTIPSGGSATVSYYIEATGPSEGDPQGGCNASDRTPATLTFYVGSTQLGSGTTPVAASPASLRFTACRRGNTYNDQQVTFSSSTPGIYVITVQVTGQGSYDTRNATFTLVVQAPTATPTPTPSDTTPPQITPTVSGTLGNGGWYVSDVTVSWTVTDPESPVTSTSGCGTTTITADTAGTTLTCTATSAGGTSSASVTIKRDATPPQVTCSPPDADNWYGTNVSVPCSASDTTSGLADTSPASFTLSTNVAEGQETASAETGSRQVCDQAGNCATVGPYTFKVDRKAPEVNCAPESDPATADGWYGDNVTVSCTASDGGSGLADSENDASFTLSTEVSPGEETTSAATGSRTVRDAVGNETTVGPYTFKVDRKAPEVTLSCPSGQILQNTSRVVATWTARDGGSGVAGNDSGEIALDTSQVGVRTATLPAGSVRDRVGNESAAVSCTYTVIYRWSGFFQPVDNPNVSNVVKAGSAVPVKFSLHGFQGMDILAGAPQVVFVNCMTGPSDAITDASTAGNSGLHYDATTDQYIYVWKTDRNWAGKCAKLVVTLKDGTSHEAWFRFTR; from the coding sequence ATGCAATCGTGGAGGGTGCGACCATGGCTCGTCCTCCTCGTCGCTGCCGGACTCGCGGTCCTCGTTCCCGGGCTGGCGATGGCGGATAATGTCGTGGTGACCGGCAACGCGATCCAGATCGTCGAGGGTGTTCGGACGGTCACGATCCCGAGCGGCGGATCGGCGACGGTCAGCTATTACATCGAAGCGACAGGTCCGAGTGAAGGTGACCCTCAGGGCGGCTGCAATGCGAGCGATCGTACGCCGGCGACACTGACCTTCTATGTCGGGAGCACGCAGCTCGGTTCGGGGACGACGCCGGTCGCGGCGAGTCCAGCTTCCCTGAGGTTCACGGCCTGCAGACGCGGCAACACCTATAACGACCAGCAGGTGACCTTTTCCTCCAGCACACCGGGCATTTACGTGATCACGGTGCAAGTCACCGGTCAGGGTTCCTATGACACGAGAAACGCGACCTTCACGCTCGTCGTCCAGGCACCGACAGCGACCCCCACACCGACACCGTCCGACACCACGCCACCGCAGATCACGCCCACCGTCAGCGGCACGCTCGGCAACGGTGGCTGGTATGTGAGCGACGTGACGGTGAGCTGGACGGTGACGGACCCCGAGTCGCCCGTGACCTCGACCAGCGGGTGCGGGACGACGACGATCACGGCCGACACAGCCGGCACGACGCTGACCTGCACGGCGACCAGTGCGGGTGGAACGAGTTCGGCATCGGTCACCATCAAGCGCGACGCGACACCGCCGCAAGTCACGTGCTCACCGCCCGATGCGGACAACTGGTATGGGACGAACGTCAGCGTGCCGTGCTCGGCGAGCGATACCACCTCCGGATTGGCTGACACGAGCCCCGCGAGCTTCACGCTGAGCACGAACGTAGCCGAGGGCCAGGAGACGGCGAGCGCCGAGACGGGTAGCCGGCAGGTCTGCGACCAGGCTGGCAACTGCGCGACAGTTGGCCCCTACACCTTCAAAGTCGACCGCAAGGCACCGGAGGTGAACTGTGCGCCGGAGTCGGATCCCGCCACGGCGGACGGCTGGTATGGGGACAACGTAACGGTCAGCTGCACGGCGAGCGACGGTGGGTCGGGGCTGGCTGACTCGGAGAACGACGCCAGCTTCACGCTGAGCACGGAAGTGTCGCCGGGGGAGGAGACGACGAGTGCTGCGACTGGCTCGCGGACGGTGCGGGATGCGGTCGGGAACGAGACGACGGTCGGTCCCTACACCTTCAAAGTCGACCGCAAGGCGCCGGAGGTGACGCTCAGCTGCCCCAGCGGGCAGATCCTCCAGAACACGTCACGCGTCGTCGCCACGTGGACGGCGAGGGACGGCGGGTCGGGCGTGGCTGGGAACGACTCGGGTGAAATCGCGCTCGATACCAGCCAAGTCGGGGTCCGGACTGCCACACTTCCGGCTGGTTCCGTGCGGGATCGCGTGGGCAACGAGAGTGCCGCGGTGAGCTGCACCTACACGGTCATCTACCGCTGGAGCGGCTTCTTCCAGCCGGTCGATAACCCGAACGTCTCGAACGTGGTCAAGGCCGGTAGCGCCGTGCCGGTCAAATTCTCGCTCCATGGCTTCCAGGGGATGGATATCCTGGCCGGGGCTCCCCAGGTGGTCTTCGTCAACTGCATGACTGGGCCATCGGATGCGATCACCGATGCCAGCACGGCTGGGAACAGCGGCCTGCACTACGATGCGACTACCGACCAGTACATCTACGTCTGGAAGACCGACCGTAACTGGGCAGGGAAGTGTGCCAAGCTCGTCGTGACGCTCAAGGACGGGACATCGCACGAGGCGTGGTTCCGCTTCACCCGCTGA
- a CDS encoding VOC family protein, with amino-acid sequence MVPVPVIGLHHVGIVVADLDAAIETYRKLGLTFDGIADYPHTRIALFHGGEGHVELFEPKDPDSDLGRFLQRRGGLHHVAYAVRDIRAALRQLEEQGFQLIHREPVIGLHGLPVAFIHHESCHGVLTELIEIPEEGSTRQ; translated from the coding sequence ATGGTACCCGTGCCGGTGATCGGGCTTCACCACGTCGGGATCGTCGTCGCTGACCTGGATGCAGCGATCGAGACCTACCGGAAGCTGGGGCTCACCTTCGACGGCATCGCGGACTACCCGCACACCCGGATCGCGCTCTTCCATGGTGGCGAGGGGCACGTCGAGCTGTTCGAGCCCAAGGACCCGGATTCCGATCTCGGACGCTTCCTCCAGCGGCGTGGCGGACTCCACCACGTGGCCTACGCGGTGCGCGACATCCGCGCGGCCCTGCGCCAGCTCGAGGAGCAGGGCTTCCAGCTCATCCACCGCGAGCCAGTGATCGGCCTGCATGGCTTGCCGGTCGCCTTCATCCACCACGAGTCGTGTCACGGCGTCCTGACCGAGCTGATCGAAATCCCGGAAGAAGGCAGCACGCGTCAGTAA
- the minC gene encoding septum site-determining protein MinC produces MLDDERARATVRVRGTQDGVRLLLPRATPLAVVLEQVRDLLESRSSFFRGAALTLDFSEREPVLDEIAALQQLLDRHGIRIQAIGAATSDVRQRLERWGFRTETAEPARRLRLIEPDSEQTPDGSATYLRRTLRSGMSVEAEGHLVLIGDVNPGALVVAGGDVLVWGVVRGTVHAGRHGDTDAVIAALRLAPMQLRIANLVARAPDRGGQLLDAPALARVVDGQIVIEPWRIERR; encoded by the coding sequence ATGCTCGACGACGAACGAGCACGAGCGACGGTCCGCGTGCGTGGAACCCAGGACGGCGTCCGCCTCCTGTTGCCGCGCGCCACCCCCCTCGCGGTGGTGCTCGAGCAGGTCCGCGATCTCCTCGAGTCACGGTCCAGCTTCTTCCGCGGTGCCGCCTTGACGCTCGACTTTTCCGAACGGGAGCCGGTCCTGGACGAGATCGCTGCGCTCCAGCAGCTCCTCGATCGCCACGGAATCCGGATCCAGGCGATCGGTGCCGCCACCAGTGACGTGCGCCAGCGGCTGGAGCGCTGGGGATTCCGCACGGAGACCGCCGAACCAGCCCGCCGCTTGCGCCTGATCGAGCCGGACAGCGAACAAACTCCCGATGGAAGCGCGACCTATCTCCGCCGGACGCTCCGCTCCGGCATGTCGGTCGAAGCCGAGGGGCATCTCGTCCTGATCGGGGACGTCAATCCGGGCGCGCTGGTGGTCGCCGGCGGGGACGTCCTGGTCTGGGGCGTGGTGCGCGGGACGGTCCATGCCGGACGACACGGCGACACCGACGCCGTCATCGCGGCGCTCCGCCTGGCGCCGATGCAGCTGCGGATCGCCAATCTGGTGGCCCGCGCACCTGATCGCGGCGGGCAGCTCTTGGATGCGCCAGCCTTGGCACGGGTGGTCGATGGGCAGATCGTGATCGAGCCCTGGCGGATCGAACGACGCTAG
- the minD gene encoding septum site-determining protein MinD has protein sequence MEEQQDRNGRVITITSGKGGVGKTTTTANVGAALAARGKAVVLVDADIGLRNLDIVLGLENRIVYDIVDVVEGRCRLRQALIRDKRLTNLALIPAAQTRDKEAVSPEQMRALCQELRQQFDFVLIDSPAGIERGFRNAIAGADEVLVVTNPEVSAVRDADRIVGLVEAAELPPPRLIVNRIDPELVRRGDMLSVEDVLEILAIPLIGVVPADETIVTATNRGEPVALDPHSRAGQAFRDIAARLLGEEVPFQPLDTPDGVWRRMLRALGFGSRA, from the coding sequence GTGGAGGAACAGCAGGATCGCAACGGCCGGGTCATCACCATCACCTCGGGCAAGGGTGGAGTCGGCAAGACGACCACGACGGCCAACGTGGGGGCGGCACTGGCCGCCCGCGGCAAAGCGGTCGTGCTGGTCGACGCCGATATCGGGTTGCGCAACCTGGACATTGTGCTGGGACTCGAGAATCGGATCGTCTACGACATCGTCGACGTCGTGGAGGGCCGTTGCCGACTCCGGCAAGCGCTCATCCGCGACAAGCGGCTGACCAACCTGGCGCTCATCCCTGCCGCCCAGACCCGCGACAAGGAGGCCGTCTCGCCGGAGCAGATGCGCGCCCTCTGCCAGGAACTGCGCCAGCAGTTCGACTTCGTCCTGATCGACTCGCCGGCGGGAATCGAGCGCGGCTTCCGCAACGCGATCGCTGGCGCCGACGAGGTGCTCGTCGTCACCAATCCGGAAGTCTCCGCTGTCCGCGATGCCGACCGCATCGTCGGGCTGGTCGAGGCAGCCGAGCTCCCGCCCCCGCGGCTGATCGTCAACCGGATCGATCCGGAACTGGTCCGGCGGGGTGACATGCTCTCCGTCGAGGACGTCCTGGAGATCCTGGCCATCCCGCTCATCGGGGTGGTGCCGGCCGACGAGACGATCGTCACGGCGACCAACCGGGGCGAGCCGGTCGCGCTCGATCCCCACTCGCGGGCCGGTCAGGCGTTCCGCGATATCGCCGCGCGCTTGCTCGGCGAGGAGGTGCCGTTCCAGCCGTTGGACACACCGGATGGGGTCTGGCGACGCATGCTGCGCGCGCTCGGCTTCGGTAGCCGCGCCTGA
- a CDS encoding fumarylacetoacetate hydrolase family protein produces MQLTRHRTPAGPRWALDGRWLPAGFRLSWLLELPAAAARQVLAALPLGEPAEGPLLAPLDPEQEVWAAGVTYLRSRDARMAEAQVKDIYWRVYEAERPELFFKGQGWRMAGPGEPVRVRRDSRWNVPEPELAVVFTRTLEPFGYTIGNDVSSRDIEGENPLYLPQAKVYDGAGALGPGIVVVEGEEALGACAIALEIWREGQLVVQGETTTERMKRAPGELVRWLGKELSFPWGGVLMTGTGIVPPDEFSLQPGDRVVIRLGSLVLENPVE; encoded by the coding sequence ATGCAACTCACCCGCCACCGCACACCAGCCGGACCACGCTGGGCGCTCGACGGCCGCTGGCTACCAGCTGGTTTCCGGCTGAGCTGGCTTCTCGAGCTGCCGGCGGCCGCGGCACGCCAGGTGCTGGCAGCATTACCGCTCGGCGAGCCGGCGGAGGGGCCGCTCCTGGCACCGCTCGATCCCGAGCAGGAGGTCTGGGCAGCCGGGGTGACCTACTTGCGCAGCCGCGATGCCCGCATGGCCGAGGCACAGGTGAAGGACATCTACTGGCGGGTCTACGAGGCCGAGCGACCCGAGCTCTTCTTCAAGGGGCAGGGGTGGCGGATGGCGGGGCCCGGAGAGCCGGTGCGGGTGCGACGGGACAGTCGCTGGAATGTGCCGGAGCCCGAACTGGCGGTCGTCTTCACCCGCACACTGGAACCCTTCGGCTATACCATCGGCAACGATGTCTCCTCGCGCGACATCGAGGGAGAGAACCCGCTCTATCTCCCGCAAGCCAAGGTGTACGACGGTGCGGGGGCGCTCGGGCCCGGGATCGTGGTGGTCGAGGGGGAGGAAGCGCTCGGCGCGTGCGCGATCGCGCTGGAGATCTGGCGAGAGGGCCAGCTGGTGGTCCAGGGCGAGACGACGACGGAGCGGATGAAGCGTGCTCCCGGCGAACTGGTGCGGTGGCTGGGGAAGGAACTCAGCTTCCCTTGGGGCGGCGTGCTCATGACCGGGACCGGGATCGTCCCGCCCGACGAGTTCTCGCTCCAGCCGGGAGACCGCGTGGTGATCCGCCTCGGTTCCCTCGTCCTCGAGAATCCGGTGGAGTGA
- the minE gene encoding cell division topological specificity factor MinE — protein sequence MGWLDALFGRSTSRTPRGSAQIAKQRLVEVLVYDHVKLTPDVLEAIRREMCEILSRHLEIEPQGIEITIVRGEGGDRLVANVPVRRAGTGSRGATQ from the coding sequence ATGGGCTGGTTGGACGCGCTCTTCGGTCGCAGCACGAGCCGGACGCCGCGCGGCAGCGCGCAGATCGCCAAGCAACGCCTGGTCGAGGTCCTGGTCTACGACCACGTCAAGCTGACGCCCGATGTCCTCGAGGCGATCCGCCGCGAGATGTGCGAGATCCTCTCCCGTCACCTGGAGATCGAGCCTCAGGGGATCGAGATCACGATCGTGCGTGGCGAAGGCGGTGACCGCCTGGTCGCCAACGTGCCGGTCCGCCGGGCTGGGACGGGGAGTCGCGGCGCCACGCAGTGA
- a CDS encoding metallophosphoesterase family protein translates to MRVAVLSDTHGNLPALEAVLEAIEQDSPDLVVMAGDAAFGGPWPAECIDFLRQRGIPAVRGNTDEFLVAVATGRPPATPVEDPRLDHLASSTLAARYAWCVERLRSEQIDYLASLPLRFVVPAPTGAALVIVHATPSSPHPVVPPDAPSERLRALLDESGGAALAYGHIHQQARWQIGSRLVVAVGSVGLPFDGDQRAAYALLEWNGTSWSARFQRVPYPVERTIQALEHSGMPGAEAQIRVLQTARPPGA, encoded by the coding sequence ATGCGCGTCGCCGTTCTGTCCGATACGCACGGGAACCTGCCAGCGCTCGAGGCAGTCCTCGAGGCCATCGAACAGGACTCGCCCGATCTCGTGGTGATGGCCGGTGATGCGGCCTTCGGCGGCCCCTGGCCAGCCGAATGCATCGATTTCCTCCGCCAGCGCGGAATCCCAGCCGTCCGCGGCAACACCGACGAGTTCCTGGTCGCGGTCGCGACCGGCCGTCCGCCCGCCACGCCGGTGGAGGACCCCCGCCTCGACCATCTGGCCAGTTCCACCCTCGCTGCTCGGTATGCCTGGTGCGTCGAGCGACTACGCAGCGAGCAGATCGATTATCTCGCCTCGTTGCCGCTCCGCTTCGTCGTCCCCGCACCGACCGGCGCGGCGCTGGTCATCGTCCATGCCACACCGTCCAGCCCGCATCCTGTGGTCCCGCCCGATGCCCCGTCCGAGCGACTGCGCGCGCTGCTCGACGAGAGCGGTGGAGCAGCGCTCGCCTACGGGCACATCCACCAGCAAGCCCGTTGGCAGATCGGTAGCCGGTTGGTCGTCGCGGTGGGCAGTGTCGGCCTGCCCTTCGATGGCGACCAGCGCGCCGCCTACGCGCTCCTGGAGTGGAACGGGACGAGCTGGAGCGCCCGCTTTCAGCGCGTTCCCTATCCGGTCGAGCGGACGATCCAGGCACTGGAGCACAGCGGCATGCCGGGAGCCGAGGCGCAGATCCGCGTCCTCCAGACGGCTCGCCCACCGGGAGCCTGA
- the mreD gene encoding rod shape-determining protein MreD — protein sequence MQQIMITIFLFGAAALEVLVLPRVTPFGLFPDLVLGVVLVASALEGMRAGFLWAAMGGLALDLLAASPLGGHFLALVPAVLAGTAARQSIYRSALLPLMGIVGGLTLGYRAILLFVHWPARWEAWLDAGVTAMLVGILNLIAVPLVYGIVLLAGRLGVRRAH from the coding sequence GTGCAGCAGATCATGATCACGATCTTCCTCTTCGGGGCAGCTGCGCTGGAGGTGCTCGTCCTGCCGCGCGTCACGCCGTTCGGCTTGTTCCCTGATCTCGTTCTGGGAGTCGTCCTGGTCGCCAGCGCCCTGGAAGGGATGCGCGCTGGATTCCTTTGGGCAGCGATGGGGGGGCTGGCGCTCGATCTGCTCGCGGCCAGCCCGCTCGGTGGGCACTTCCTGGCGCTGGTCCCAGCCGTGCTGGCCGGAACAGCCGCACGGCAGAGCATCTACCGGAGCGCCCTCCTCCCGCTCATGGGGATCGTGGGAGGACTCACGCTGGGCTACCGGGCGATCCTGCTCTTCGTCCACTGGCCAGCTCGCTGGGAAGCCTGGCTGGACGCGGGAGTGACCGCCATGCTGGTCGGCATCCTCAACCTGATCGCCGTCCCGCTGGTCTACGGCATCGTCCTACTCGCTGGACGTCTGGGGGTCAGGCGTGCGCACTAG